The Bacteroidia bacterium genomic interval AAAGTCTCATCGTCTTTCTTTTCTGCTTGAAAAAACAGATTTAGTTCTCGATGAATCTCAATTAACAATTTGTGATACCTTAATGTATTATCAACTTGAAGGCAGGTATCCTGAATATTACCCGAAAACACCCGCTTCCGAGAAAGCGAACGAAATTTTAGAACAGTCAAAAACATTATTCCAATGGCTCAAATCGAAGTTATAGAATTATTAAAAAAATATTGCATGTTACTTAATATCTCTGGTATTCCGGTAAAAAAAGCATTTTTATATGGCAGTTATGCAAGAGGCGAAGCAACAGAATACAGTGATATAGACATTATGCTAGTATCTCCGCTTTTCGATAGTTCCGATGCAACAGCCGATATAAAAACCTGGTCTTTAACAAGA includes:
- a CDS encoding HEPN domain-containing protein; the protein is MDTKKQIEYWLNTAEDDLGTAELLINNNKILFGLFLCHLCIEKSIKAHVVRCTENVPPKSHRLSFLLEKTDLVLDESQLTICDTLMYYQLEGRYPEYYPKTPASEKANEILEQSKTLFQWLKSKL
- a CDS encoding nucleotidyltransferase domain-containing protein, producing the protein MLLNISGIPVKKAFLYGSYARGEATEYSDIDIMLVSPLFDSSDATADIKTWSLTRKIDTRIEPYTVGLQRFLDDNVSPLLQIVKQEGIEISL